The proteins below are encoded in one region of Acidobacteriota bacterium:
- a CDS encoding esterase, producing the protein MRGRAFTGAVFLLSTLALPAGAGVATERNLVRRTLEHGGIERTYHVHYPNRQRPGATLPVVIVLHGGGGAGARSLAARTGFNGIADREGFIVVYPAGIDGQWNDGRGKTFRRAKDNTSIDDVGFIAAIVDALVVSGEGDRRRVYVAGVSNGGMMAQRVGIELGSKVAAIAAVIANLPANLAGRAPVRPLPVLVMNGTADPLVPWHGGPVRVLGREYGHVLSTEATVGYWVRAAGLPAEPDTRLLDDRDPRDRCRAEVRTYRAAARPVEVVLYSLQGAGHNLPGGRTPDLPKLVGPQCRDINGSEVIWDFFARHALTP; encoded by the coding sequence ATGAGAGGCAGGGCATTCACGGGTGCGGTGTTCCTGCTGTCGACACTCGCGTTGCCTGCGGGCGCCGGCGTGGCCACCGAGCGAAATCTCGTGCGCCGGACGCTCGAGCACGGCGGCATCGAGCGCACCTACCACGTGCACTACCCGAACCGTCAGCGACCGGGTGCGACACTGCCCGTGGTCATCGTGCTGCACGGCGGCGGGGGCGCGGGCGCCCGGTCGCTGGCCGCGCGTACCGGCTTCAACGGCATCGCCGACCGCGAGGGATTCATCGTCGTGTACCCCGCAGGCATCGACGGGCAGTGGAACGACGGACGGGGGAAAACCTTCCGACGGGCCAAGGACAACACGTCGATCGACGACGTCGGGTTCATCGCGGCGATCGTCGACGCGCTGGTCGTCTCGGGCGAGGGCGATCGACGCCGCGTGTACGTGGCCGGGGTGTCGAACGGGGGCATGATGGCCCAACGTGTCGGCATCGAGCTCGGTTCGAAGGTGGCGGCCATCGCCGCGGTCATCGCCAACCTGCCGGCGAACCTCGCGGGCCGCGCGCCGGTTCGGCCCCTTCCGGTGCTGGTGATGAACGGCACCGCAGATCCCCTCGTGCCGTGGCATGGCGGACCGGTTCGCGTGCTGGGGCGCGAGTATGGGCACGTGCTGTCCACCGAGGCAACCGTCGGCTACTGGGTGCGAGCCGCGGGGCTGCCGGCGGAGCCGGACACCCGCCTGCTCGACGACCGCGATCCACGCGATCGCTGCCGGGCCGAGGTCCGCACTTACCGCGCGGCGGCACGGCCCGTCGAGGTCGTGCTGTACTCGCTCCAGGGAGCGGGCCACAACCTGCCTGGAGGACGCACGCCCGACCTGCCGAAACTGGTCGGGCCGCAGTGCCGGGACATCAACGGCTCCGAGGTCATCTGGGACTTTTTCGCGCGCCACGCCCTGACGCCGTGA
- a CDS encoding RidA family protein yields MPPFSGAVQVGDTLYLSGALGLDENRRVPETAAAEASNVLNSIRQTLERAGMTMDDLVVVQVFCPDVSHYDAFNAVYRTYFTKEYPARAFIGSGPLLFGARFEVQGIAVKR; encoded by the coding sequence ATGCCGCCGTTCAGCGGCGCCGTGCAGGTGGGCGACACGCTGTACCTCTCCGGTGCGCTCGGTCTCGACGAGAATCGGCGTGTCCCGGAGACCGCGGCAGCCGAGGCGAGCAACGTCCTCAACTCGATCCGACAGACCCTCGAGCGCGCCGGCATGACCATGGACGACCTGGTGGTGGTGCAGGTCTTCTGCCCTGACGTGTCGCACTACGACGCGTTCAATGCGGTGTATCGCACCTACTTCACCAAGGAGTACCCTGCGCGCGCGTTCATCGGGTCGGGACCGCTGCTCTTCGGCGCGCGGTTCGAGGTGCAGGGTATCGCCGTGAAGCGATAG
- a CDS encoding Uma2 family endonuclease, translating into MPHLKLDHRATYDDLVAVPGHLVAEIVDGELWTSPRPAPRHAMASSELGVLIGGPFGQGRDGPGGWRIIDEPELHLDEHVVVPDIAGWRLERMPRLPDTGHFPVVPDWVCEVLSPSTAAFDRARKLGVYAVHGVRHAWLVDPTLQTLEVLRLSGAHWTLLATFVGRTAARAEPFEAIELELGSLWTPDAPDEARDRS; encoded by the coding sequence ATGCCGCACCTCAAGCTCGACCACCGAGCGACCTACGATGACCTTGTTGCGGTGCCCGGCCATCTCGTCGCCGAGATCGTCGATGGCGAGCTGTGGACCTCACCGCGACCGGCGCCGCGTCACGCCATGGCCTCGTCGGAGCTCGGTGTGCTGATCGGTGGCCCTTTCGGTCAAGGCCGAGACGGTCCCGGAGGATGGCGCATCATCGACGAACCGGAACTGCACCTCGACGAGCACGTGGTGGTGCCCGACATCGCCGGATGGCGACTCGAACGGATGCCGAGGCTGCCGGACACGGGCCATTTCCCCGTGGTGCCAGATTGGGTGTGTGAGGTGCTGTCGCCGTCGACGGCCGCGTTCGATCGCGCGAGGAAGCTCGGTGTGTATGCCGTTCACGGCGTGCGACACGCGTGGCTCGTCGATCCGACCCTGCAGACGCTCGAGGTCCTGCGATTGAGCGGCGCGCACTGGACGCTGCTCGCCACATTCGTGGGACGCACTGCCGCGCGAGCGGAGCCCTTCGAGGCGATCGAGCTCGAGCTGGGTTCCCTCTGGACGCCTGATGCGCCCGACGAGGCGCGAGATCGGTCCTGA
- a CDS encoding PD40 domain-containing protein, producing MHRRLVFAGTIGSLPCSVVRFGLVLALLAPPAVGFARGGQADASKNAGKEPAGLPLAPAETLRFSTSEGTWISLDVVPDGTGIVFELLGDLYRVPLSGGAVTRLTSGMAFDSQPRVSPDGQWIAFVSDRDGADNLWVTRIDGTEPRKLSSETQNGLVSPAWLPDSRHVVVTRIAASVELRMYHVDGGSGITLGADDRPADPGADAPGGGRGAPARVGVAASPDGRYLYFAENSALRTPGRVYPAWQVARMTLATGDVDPLTQAEFGAARPAVSPDGRRLVYVTRHETQTGLRVRDLETGDDRWLLWPVDRDEMDQRRVPSRDLFPGYAFTPDGREVVVSFEGRIHRIHLGTGEIAAVPFDVDVALEVGPDLARPQRVDAGPVRATIVHDPQASPDGRQLALSVLTAVHLVEIDRSGDAVRAGASRRLTPEGQWAFKPAWSPDGQWVAYVTWDGTGGHVWRIRADGSAAPERLTAHAAFYTDLVYSPDGRRLVALRGNAYLREQTFSEFGGLRIPLDLVSLPAEGGDARLIVPARGLGRPHFTDDPTRIFVYSTDGLISLRDDGTDRRTHLQVTGPSRPGVRTPAAAQAVLMHPSQRWALAVVNQQLWVLAVPPFTGQATKVSVRESAVPIVQVTDVGADYFGWADGGATLTWAIGSTVYRRPLSSLEFRRVEDDREKPAAQETRRPRDLDTRVESLPLAFEYPRARPTGTIVLRGATAITMGEAGVVEQADIVVTDGRIAAVGPRGRVRLPDGAREVDVSGRFVVPGFVDTHAHWEFRTHDVLEPHNWTLVANLAYGVTTGLDVQTFTNDYFAYRDLVETGGSLGQRAFMTGPGVFSTNDFQSYEATLDYLRRYVDHYRTRNLKSYLVGNRRQRQWVVQASRELGLLTTTEGGADLKLDLTHAIDGMHGNEHNLPVVPLYRDVIEVFARTRTAYTPTLLVQYGAPTAVDWFFTRTDVLADEKLKRFYPQNRLAEMARRRALWARDDEFRLADAAAAALAIKRAGGLVGVGGHGEVQGLGYHWELWALAMGGFTPREALEAATIDGARIIGYADDLGSLEAGKIADLVVLDRNPLDDIRHSTAVRYVMKDGELFEGDTLRRVWPVEADLPPFWWWDGGPKDRRERR from the coding sequence ATGCATCGACGTCTCGTGTTCGCGGGCACGATCGGTTCGTTGCCGTGCAGCGTCGTCCGATTCGGTCTGGTGCTGGCGCTGCTCGCGCCACCTGCGGTCGGCTTCGCCCGAGGCGGCCAGGCCGATGCCTCGAAGAACGCCGGGAAGGAACCGGCCGGGCTCCCGCTCGCCCCGGCCGAGACGCTGCGCTTCAGTACCAGTGAAGGCACGTGGATCTCGCTCGACGTCGTCCCGGACGGAACGGGGATTGTCTTCGAGCTGCTCGGCGACCTCTACCGAGTGCCCCTGAGCGGTGGAGCGGTCACGCGTCTCACCTCGGGGATGGCCTTCGACAGTCAGCCGAGGGTCTCGCCCGACGGGCAGTGGATCGCGTTTGTCTCCGACCGCGACGGCGCCGACAACCTCTGGGTGACACGGATCGACGGCACCGAGCCGCGCAAGCTGTCGTCGGAAACGCAGAACGGCCTCGTGTCGCCGGCATGGCTGCCCGATTCACGACACGTCGTCGTGACCCGGATCGCGGCCTCCGTCGAGCTCCGGATGTACCACGTCGACGGCGGGTCTGGCATCACGCTCGGCGCCGACGATCGCCCGGCCGACCCGGGGGCCGATGCCCCGGGCGGCGGGCGGGGCGCGCCAGCCAGGGTTGGTGTCGCGGCCTCGCCCGACGGACGGTATCTCTACTTCGCGGAGAACAGCGCCCTGCGCACGCCTGGCCGTGTCTACCCCGCTTGGCAGGTGGCCCGGATGACCCTTGCCACGGGCGACGTCGACCCGCTGACGCAGGCCGAGTTCGGGGCGGCGCGGCCGGCCGTCTCACCCGACGGGCGGCGGCTCGTCTACGTGACGCGTCACGAGACGCAGACCGGGCTGCGGGTGCGCGACCTCGAGACCGGCGACGACCGCTGGCTGCTCTGGCCGGTCGACCGTGACGAGATGGACCAGCGCCGCGTCCCGAGCCGAGACCTGTTTCCCGGCTACGCCTTCACGCCCGACGGACGCGAGGTGGTCGTGTCCTTCGAGGGCAGGATCCATCGCATCCACCTCGGCACCGGTGAGATCGCTGCGGTGCCCTTCGACGTTGACGTGGCACTCGAGGTCGGGCCCGACCTGGCGCGGCCGCAGCGGGTCGATGCGGGGCCGGTGCGTGCCACCATCGTTCACGACCCGCAGGCCTCCCCGGATGGTCGGCAGCTGGCGCTCTCGGTCCTGACGGCGGTCCACCTGGTGGAGATCGATCGGTCGGGCGACGCGGTCCGCGCGGGCGCTTCTCGTCGGCTGACGCCCGAGGGGCAGTGGGCCTTCAAGCCGGCATGGTCGCCGGACGGGCAGTGGGTGGCTTACGTGACGTGGGATGGCACGGGCGGGCACGTGTGGCGCATTCGCGCCGACGGGAGCGCCGCGCCCGAGCGCCTCACCGCGCATGCCGCCTTCTACACGGATCTCGTGTACTCGCCCGATGGGCGCCGTCTCGTGGCGCTCCGGGGCAACGCGTACCTGCGCGAGCAGACGTTCAGCGAGTTCGGGGGCCTTCGCATTCCGCTCGACCTGGTCTCTCTGCCTGCCGAGGGCGGCGACGCGCGACTCATCGTTCCGGCGAGGGGACTCGGACGGCCCCATTTCACCGACGACCCCACCCGGATCTTCGTGTACTCCACCGACGGGCTCATCTCGTTGCGGGATGATGGCACCGACCGGCGGACGCACCTGCAGGTCACCGGTCCCAGCCGGCCGGGGGTTCGGACGCCTGCAGCCGCACAGGCCGTGCTGATGCACCCGTCGCAGCGCTGGGCGCTCGCTGTCGTCAACCAGCAACTGTGGGTGCTCGCCGTGCCGCCGTTCACCGGCCAGGCCACGAAGGTGAGCGTGCGGGAGTCGGCCGTGCCCATCGTCCAGGTCACCGACGTCGGCGCCGACTACTTCGGCTGGGCTGACGGGGGCGCGACACTCACCTGGGCCATCGGCTCGACGGTCTACCGGCGGCCGCTCTCGAGCCTCGAGTTCCGGAGGGTTGAAGACGATCGAGAAAAGCCCGCCGCCCAGGAGACGCGACGGCCTCGGGATCTCGACACGAGAGTCGAATCGCTCCCGCTGGCCTTCGAGTACCCGCGGGCACGGCCGACCGGCACGATCGTGCTGCGCGGCGCGACCGCGATCACGATGGGCGAGGCCGGGGTCGTCGAGCAGGCCGACATCGTCGTCACCGACGGCCGCATCGCGGCCGTCGGTCCGCGCGGCCGCGTGAGGCTGCCCGACGGCGCCAGAGAGGTCGACGTGTCGGGGCGCTTCGTCGTGCCCGGGTTCGTCGATACACACGCCCACTGGGAGTTCCGCACGCACGACGTGCTCGAGCCGCACAACTGGACGCTCGTGGCCAACCTCGCGTACGGCGTGACGACCGGTCTCGACGTGCAGACGTTCACGAACGATTACTTCGCCTACCGCGACCTCGTCGAGACGGGCGGCTCCCTCGGCCAACGAGCCTTCATGACCGGTCCTGGCGTCTTCTCGACCAACGACTTCCAGTCGTACGAGGCCACGCTCGACTACCTCCGCCGCTACGTCGACCACTACCGCACGCGCAACCTCAAGAGCTACCTGGTCGGCAACCGCAGGCAACGCCAGTGGGTGGTGCAGGCATCGCGTGAGCTCGGGCTGCTCACGACCACCGAGGGCGGAGCCGATCTGAAGCTCGACCTCACACATGCGATCGATGGCATGCACGGCAACGAGCACAACCTGCCCGTCGTGCCGCTCTATCGCGACGTCATCGAGGTCTTCGCGAGGACGCGCACCGCGTACACGCCCACGCTGCTCGTGCAGTACGGAGCGCCGACGGCCGTCGACTGGTTCTTCACGCGGACCGACGTCCTCGCAGACGAGAAGCTGAAGCGGTTCTATCCGCAGAACCGGCTCGCCGAGATGGCCCGGCGTCGCGCTCTCTGGGCGCGCGACGACGAGTTCAGGCTCGCCGACGCGGCCGCCGCGGCGCTGGCGATCAAGCGCGCCGGCGGCCTCGTTGGCGTCGGCGGCCACGGCGAGGTGCAGGGGCTCGGTTATCACTGGGAGCTGTGGGCGCTCGCCATGGGCGGGTTCACGCCCCGAGAGGCGCTCGAGGCCGCGACCATCGATGGCGCGCGGATCATCGGGTACGCCGACGACCTCGGCAGTCTCGAGGCCGGCAAGATCGCCGACCTC